One part of the Malus sylvestris chromosome 2, drMalSylv7.2, whole genome shotgun sequence genome encodes these proteins:
- the LOC126597872 gene encoding cytochrome P450 704C1-like — translation MDILLIIFTSILLFLFLTVSLFILRIFTGKSIRNQNYPPVKGTVFHQFLYFNRLYDYQTEVAKTHSTYRLLAVDHSQLYTTDTRNIEHVLKTNFASYSKGAFNQSILSDIFGQGIFVVDGEKWKQQRKLASFEFSTRVLRDVSCSVFRRNAAKLVRVVLGISSSGRVFDMQDLLMRCTLDSIFKVGFGIELHCLEGSSKEGTAFMKAFDESTALTYFRYVDPFWKLKRIFNLGSEASLKKYVKVIDDFVHQVISNKRRLQDEQKDVIDKEDILSRFLLESVKNPEEMNDKYLRDIILNFMIAGKDTSANTLSWLFYMLSKNPLIQEKVVQEVRDVVGNQVGEAKVDEFMENIIEETLERMHYLHAALTETLRLYPAVPIDGRCADVDDILPDGFRVRKGDNVNYITYAMGRMPYIWGNDANDFRPERWLENGIFQPESPFKFVAFHAGPRICLGKDFAYRQMKIVAMALLSFFRFKLADETKPVTYRTMFTLHIDGSLPMIAVPRTT, via the exons ATGGATATTCTACTTATCATCTTCACCTCCATACTTTTGTTTCTCTTCCTGACTGTGTCTTTGTTCATACTCAGAATCTTCACCGGGAAGTCCATCCGAAACCAGAACTACCCTCCCGTAAAAGGCACTGTCTTCCACCAGTTCTTATACTTCAACAGACTCTATGACTACCAAACTGAAGTTGCCAAAACACACTCAACTTACCGGCTTCTAGCCGTGGACCACAGCCAATTGTACACGACCGACACGCGCAATATTGAGCATGTTCTGAAAACCAATTTTGCCAGCTATTCGAAAGGTGCATTCAATCAAAGTATTCTGTCTGATATTTTTGGCCAGGGGATATTTGTTGTTGATGGAGAAAAGTGGAAGCAGCAGAGGAAGCTTGCGAGCTTCGAGTTCTCAACAAGGGTGCTTAGAGATGTTAGCTGCTCTGTGTTTAGAAGAAATGCTGCCAAACTGGTTAGAGTTGTTCTTGGAATTTCGAGTTCCGGAAGGGTTTTTGATATGCAG GATTTGCTTATGAGATGTACCTTGGATTCCATATTCAAAGTTGGGTTTGGAATAGAACTGCATTGCTTGGAGGGGTCAAGCAAAGAAGGGACTGCATTCATGAAGGCCTTTGATGAATCTACTGCACTGACTTATTTTCGCTACGTTGATCCGTTCTGGAAACTGAAAAGAATCTTTAACCTTGGTTCCGAGGCCTCCCTTAAAAAGTATGTCAAAGTTATCGATGATTTCGTGCACCAAGTTATCAGCAACAAGAGGAGATTGCAAGACGAGCAGAAAGATGTT ATTGACAAGGAGGACATACTGTCAAGGTTTCTACTGGAGAGTGTGAAGAATCCAGAGGAAATGAATGACAAATATCTGAGGGATATAATACTGAATTTTATGATTGCTGGCAAAGACACCAGTGCAAATACACTGTCATGGTTGTTCTACATGCTCAGCAAGAACCCTCTAATACAAGAAAAAGTTGTACAAGAAGTGAGGGATGTCGTTGGTAATCAGGTAGGCGAAGCGAAAGTTGATGAATTCATGGAAAACATAATTGAAGAAACTCTAGAACGAATGCATTATCTTCACGCGGCGCTGACAGAGACCTTACGGCTATACCCTGCGGTTCCAATC GATGGGAGATGTGCTGATGTAGATGACATTCTTCCAGATGGCTTTAGAGTGAGAAAAGGAGACAACGTAAACTACATCACCTATGCCATGGGAAGAATGCCTTATATCTGGGGAAACGATGCCAATGATTTCCGACCAGAAAGATGGCTCGAAAATGGAATTTTCCAGCCCGAATCACCCTTCAAATTCGTCGCATTTCAC GCGGGTCCGCGCATCTGTCTAGGGAAGGACTTTGCGTATCGGCAAATGAAGATAGTAGCGATGGCTCTCCTTAGCTTCTTTCGCTTCAAATTGGCCGATGAAACAAAGCCGGTAACCTATAGGACCATGTTCACCCTTCACATAGATGGCAGTCTCCCTATGATTGCAGTTCCCAGAACAACCTGA